From a single Eleginops maclovinus isolate JMC-PN-2008 ecotype Puerto Natales chromosome 2, JC_Emac_rtc_rv5, whole genome shotgun sequence genomic region:
- the usp3 gene encoding ubiquitin carboxyl-terminal hydrolase 3, which yields MECPHLGSNVSCPLDTSRLPNGTPSSWCCSVCRSNKSPWICLTCLMVHCGRYVNGHAKKHFEESQVVVISQKKSEKQEKEKSHHSVCMDCSNYSVFCYRCDEIVVNDTKLGHVQKVREHLQGLENSALMGDRQRKRKLQESLAPDSKLLKDNNGLALGATGLRNLGNTCFMNAILQSLSNITQFSCYFKELPAVALRSGKTAGRRMYHTRSQGDNTVSLVEEFRKTLCSLWQGSQTAFSPDSLFYAIWKIMPSFRGYQQHDAHEFMRYLLDHLHRELQCGRNGASHPVSPQEGVRLSTAEGKCCINGTASVVTSNFGGILQNEVNCLICGTESRKFDPFLDLSLDIPSQFRQKRSKDQEPGPTCTLRDCVRSFTDLEELDETELYYCHKCKKRQKSTKKFWIQKLPKVLCLHLKRFHWTAFLRNKVDTYVEFPLKGLDMRGYLLEPESASADSCLYDLVDVVVHHGSGVGSGHYTAYGSHEGRWYHFNDSTVTLTNEETVRKAKAYILFYVERTGQVASEKRDSSKPAAETAVIDSGPSEAVAQDKVTSDMVLMDAAASDMKTEDLEARDNAVLENVGEEMAELASIEAHNTSDKAATEEASQAIQAVAQ from the exons atatgtCAATGGACATGCGAAGAAACACTTTGAAGAGAGCCAAGTTGTTGTCATTAGCCAAAAGAAGAGCgagaaacaggagaaagagaaatcCCATCATTCCGTATGCATGGACTGCAGCAACTACAGCGTATTCTG TTACAGATGTGATGAGATTGTTGTAAATGACACCAAACTCGGGCATGTGCAGAAGGTGAGGGAGCATCTGCAGGGTTTAGAAAA CTCAGCACTGATGGGTGATAGACAGAGGAAACGGAAACTTCAGGAAAGCCTGGCTCCAGACAGCAAGTTGTTAAAAGACAAT AACGGCCTGGCTTTGGGTGCTACAGGCCTGCGGAACTTGGGCAACACGTGCTTCATGAATGCCATCCTGCAGTCCCTCAG CAACATCACACAGTTCAGCTGTTATTTCAAGGAGTTGCCTGCAGTGGCTCTACGCAGCGGTAAGACAGCAGGAAGAAGGATGTACCACACCCGAAGCCAAGGGGACAACACTGT GTCTTTGGTGGAGGAGTTCAGGAAAACCCTTTGTTCCCTGTGGCAAGGAAGCCAGACTGCCTTCAGTCCGGACTCCTTATTTTATGCTATATGGAAAATCATGCCAAGTTTCAG GGGCTATCAGCAGCACGATGCTCATGAGTTCATGCGGTACCTGCTGGACCATCTCCACAGGGAGCTCCAGTGCGGTCGCAACGGGGCGTCCCACCCAGTCTCTCCTCAGGAGGGGGTCAGACTCTCCACTGCTGAGGGCAAATGCTGCAT AAATGGGACTGCCAGTGTTGTCACATCCAATTTTGGTGGCATACTTCAGAATGAGGTGAACTGCCTGATATGTGGAACCGAATCTAGGAAATTTGATCCATTTCTAG ATCTATCTTTGGACATTCCAAGTCAGTTCAGACAAAAGAGAAGTAAGGACCAGGAGCCGGGGCCAACCTGCACTCTTCGTG aCTGTGTACGTAGCTTCACTGACCTGGAAGAGCTGGATGAAACGGAGCTGTACTACTGCCATAAGTGTAAGAAGCGACAGAAATCCACTAAGAAGTTCTGGATCCAAAAGCTGCCAAAG GTTTTGTGTCTGCACCTCAAGAGGTTCCACTGGACGGCCTTTTTGAGAAACAAGGTGGATACCTATGTGGAATTTCCCCTGAAGGGCCTGGACATGAGGGGCTACTTACTTGAG CCAGAGAGTGCATCAGCAGACAGCTGCCTGTATGATCTTGTTGATGTCGTAGTGCACCATGGATCTGG GGTCGGATCAGGACATTATACAGCATATGGCAGCCACGAGGGCCGCTGGTACCACTTCAACGACAGCACAGTGACTCTGACCAATGAGGAGACAGTGAGGAAGGCCAAGGCCTACATCCTGTTCTATGTGGAGAGGACTGGACAGGTGGCCTCAGAGAAGAGGGACAGCAGCAAGCCTGCTGCAGAGACAGCGGTTATTGACAGCGGACCTTCAGAAGCAGTGGCTCAGGACAAGGTCACATCAGACATGGTTCTGATGGATGCAGCCGCCTCAGACATGAAGACAGAGGACTTGGAGGCCCGGGATAATGCTGTGTTGGAAAATGTTGGCGAAGAAATGGCTGAGCTGGCCTCAATAGAGGCACATAATACCTCAGACAAGGCTGCAACAGAGGAGGCCAGCCAAGCTATTCAAGCTGTCGCACAATGA